In Oscillatoria acuminata PCC 6304, a single window of DNA contains:
- a CDS encoding alpha/beta fold hydrolase, with protein sequence MTNDPTLTMRSQPNTPPNTPPLGAQRDWIWRGYQIRYTYIRSPQAQANAVPLIFLHGFGSSLGQWRFNLRPISEYHTIYALDFLGFGASEKASANYRVSLWAELVYDFWRSFIAKPAVVIGHSLGALIALTTVATYPQMTQGLVMLTLPDPQPRQPPAWARAIEQFFSSPLLLWPLFKIVRQPGLLRSVLRKIYQNPDLVDDELVELFATPARDRGALKVFYRLSLTRSDPEYSPIITDLLPGLTLPILLLWGEADQIVPFRSAMQLANLNSHIQLVTIPDAGHVVYDESPEFVNQAIVDWVESAIE encoded by the coding sequence ATGACAAATGACCCAACCCTAACCATGCGATCGCAACCCAACACACCCCCCAACACACCCCCCCTTGGCGCTCAACGGGATTGGATTTGGCGCGGATATCAAATCCGGTACACCTATATCCGATCGCCTCAAGCTCAAGCGAATGCCGTCCCCTTAATTTTCCTGCATGGATTCGGTTCTTCCTTGGGACAATGGCGGTTTAATTTAAGACCGATTAGCGAATATCATACAATTTACGCCCTAGACTTTTTAGGCTTTGGTGCTTCCGAAAAAGCCTCCGCCAATTATCGGGTCAGTTTATGGGCGGAATTAGTCTATGATTTTTGGCGAAGTTTCATTGCAAAACCCGCTGTTGTGATCGGTCATTCTCTCGGTGCATTAATTGCCTTAACCACCGTCGCTACTTATCCCCAAATGACCCAAGGATTAGTGATGCTAACCCTACCGGACCCGCAACCGAGACAACCCCCCGCTTGGGCGAGAGCGATCGAGCAATTTTTTTCATCTCCCCTGTTATTATGGCCTCTATTTAAAATCGTCCGGCAACCGGGTTTATTAAGGAGTGTTCTGCGAAAAATCTATCAAAATCCTGACTTAGTGGATGATGAATTAGTCGAACTCTTTGCCACCCCTGCACGCGATCGAGGAGCCTTAAAAGTCTTTTATCGCCTCTCCCTCACCCGCAGCGACCCAGAATATAGCCCAATTATCACTGATTTATTACCGGGATTGACTCTACCCATTTTATTACTGTGGGGAGAAGCGGACCAAATTGTTCCCTTTAGAAGTGCGATGCAATTGGCTAACTTAAATTCTCACATCCAATTGGTAACGATTCCCGATGCCGGTCATGTGGTTTATGATGAAAGTCCAGAATTCGTCAATCAAGCGATCGTGGATTGGGTAGAAAGCGCGATTGAATAG
- a CDS encoding FHA domain-containing protein, with protein MNELKLLIEHTGHTYTLKPTREYAIGSASDCEIRLSDPQVSPYHLKFSFDQFSKTWHIYDLGSNTGTLIDNQPISDYPLVAQKRVSLGSGIHLVVTPEGSETTPAYQPAPITTPQPVNAAPPVYAAAPPSYPTTMPAAKPAVISSEPDRALIREYFECLKKRRTATKEQESFGQKALNDLLLSLKEKRWPKKEGLYIYGFIIILVGLVLFLQFLLAILLVIAGIFLAFYTVDIPPNLPKPRATDEQILKWLLFDQANLVKKGKTELRLLEPTGQELDNVLDSEPIVLMTGMIKELGESNVINWLYFMNLVGKENYFFEQGLDGKYKYSIYDFLVIYPCKNFIAYYRCKWNFVTGLSLSDETCEYLYDSIVSVKTQEYSISSGTKRQNQSEQESSLGNNATTIGLGLSELTSKLNEVSEVKQEEDRVTRPQPNLYQKRIDYEVIEITTTDSQSIRFPVMVPKEREIVDASQTFNFDKVQDSLARNTAHTIRQQVRQRKPGFIKTQSVNEMRQNLLE; from the coding sequence ATGAACGAACTCAAACTGTTAATAGAACATACGGGTCATACCTATACCCTGAAACCGACTCGGGAATATGCGATCGGGAGTGCTTCTGACTGTGAGATTCGCTTGAGCGACCCCCAGGTTTCCCCCTATCATCTCAAGTTTAGTTTTGACCAATTTAGTAAAACCTGGCATATCTATGATTTAGGGAGTAATACCGGCACATTGATTGATAATCAACCGATTAGTGATTATCCCCTGGTTGCCCAAAAAAGAGTGAGTTTAGGCAGTGGAATTCATCTCGTTGTTACCCCTGAAGGAAGCGAAACTACCCCCGCCTACCAACCCGCACCCATAACGACGCCTCAACCCGTTAACGCAGCACCGCCGGTTTACGCCGCAGCCCCCCCTTCCTATCCCACCACGATGCCTGCTGCCAAACCAGCGGTGATTTCCTCAGAACCCGATAGAGCATTAATTCGTGAATATTTTGAATGTCTCAAAAAACGCCGGACTGCCACCAAGGAACAAGAATCATTCGGTCAAAAAGCCCTGAATGACTTACTCCTATCTCTCAAGGAAAAACGGTGGCCAAAAAAAGAAGGGCTTTATATTTATGGGTTTATAATAATTTTAGTAGGTTTAGTATTGTTTCTACAATTTTTATTGGCAATACTTCTAGTAATTGCTGGAATATTTCTAGCTTTTTATACGGTAGATATCCCTCCGAACCTTCCAAAACCTAGAGCTACAGATGAGCAAATTTTGAAATGGTTACTTTTCGACCAAGCAAATTTAGTAAAAAAAGGAAAAACAGAGCTGAGATTGTTAGAACCCACTGGACAAGAATTAGACAATGTATTGGATTCAGAGCCAATTGTATTAATGACTGGAATGATTAAAGAATTGGGCGAATCTAATGTGATAAATTGGCTTTATTTTATGAATCTAGTCGGAAAGGAAAACTATTTTTTTGAACAAGGACTTGATGGCAAATACAAATATAGTATTTATGATTTTTTAGTAATTTATCCTTGTAAAAACTTTATTGCCTATTATCGATGCAAATGGAATTTTGTAACCGGATTATCTTTAAGCGATGAAACTTGCGAATATCTCTACGATAGTATTGTGTCGGTCAAAACTCAGGAATATTCTATTTCATCTGGAACCAAAAGACAAAACCAATCAGAGCAAGAATCAAGTTTAGGTAATAATGCGACAACCATAGGGTTGGGACTGAGTGAATTAACGAGTAAACTAAACGAAGTCAGTGAGGTTAAACAGGAGGAAGATCGGGTAACTCGTCCTCAGCCAAATCTTTATCAAAAAAGAATAGACTATGAGGTGATTGAAATTACGACTACAGATAGCCAAAGTATTCGTTTTCCAGTTATGGTCCCCAAAGAGCGGGAAATTGTAGATGCAAGTCAAACCTTTAATTTTGATAAGGTCCAAGACAGCTTGGCTCGAAATACGGCTCATACGATTCGGCAGCAGGTGCGCCAGCGGAAACCCGGATTTATCAAAACTCAATCTGTTAATGAAATGCGTCAGAATTTGCTAGAATAA
- a CDS encoding ParA family protein: MPKPSSAKPDLPATRILAIINGKGGVGKTTTSVNLAATFAEHQRILLVDADPQASATWWVQRSKKGFAFDLAQETDPSLLSQLRQVQGYDLIVVDTPPALRSQALAAVASAADYVLLPTPPAPMDLAALIETVREAIVPVAVAHRVVLTRVDSRSLGEALEAQNTLMEEGIPTCHAFVRTFKAHERAALDGVAIAQWRGKNAKEAQADYRRVADELQRDWRN, from the coding sequence TTGCCAAAACCGTCATCTGCAAAACCCGACCTTCCCGCCACCCGAATCCTTGCAATTATTAATGGCAAGGGAGGGGTGGGGAAAACCACGACTTCAGTTAATCTCGCTGCTACCTTTGCCGAGCACCAGCGCATCCTCCTCGTGGATGCTGACCCTCAAGCTTCGGCGACTTGGTGGGTTCAGCGTAGCAAAAAAGGCTTTGCTTTCGATCTGGCGCAGGAGACGGATCCGAGTCTCTTGAGTCAATTACGCCAGGTTCAAGGTTACGATTTAATTGTGGTGGATACTCCTCCGGCATTGCGATCGCAGGCGTTAGCGGCGGTGGCGAGTGCAGCGGATTATGTCCTCCTGCCCACTCCCCCGGCACCGATGGATTTAGCGGCGCTGATTGAAACCGTGCGCGAGGCGATCGTCCCTGTGGCGGTGGCGCATCGGGTGGTTCTGACTCGGGTGGATTCCCGGTCCTTGGGGGAGGCGCTGGAGGCTCAAAACACGCTGATGGAAGAAGGAATCCCCACCTGCCATGCGTTCGTTCGGACTTTTAAAGCTCATGAACGGGCGGCCCTTGATGGGGTGGCGATCGCCCAATGGCGTGGCAAAAATGCTAAAGAAGCTCAGGCGGATTATCGTCGGGTAGCTGATGAATTACAGCGTGATTGGAGAAACTGA
- a CDS encoding caspase family protein, giving the protein MATTFDDGYALLIGVGECEYPRWSLPVTVKDIQALYQILIAPELCGYPEENIRLLHDKSATRTGILEGLDWLKVKAQQNPNCTVLIYYSGHGWLDKNTGDYYLIPHDIAPDSEEFAGSALAAEVFTKAIQQIDSQRVLVVIDCCHAQGMAATKGEPIAVKIPGRFAETATAKSLIHALSQGKGRAIFTSCTGNEKSWMRKDNLMSIYTYHLIQALQGAGNSPDDTVVRLSNLMNYLAKTVPESAASEFGITQTPNFDISNEDFAVAIGLLRGGKGLPEGGWDAVKDEAEEKIRQVVQAGRDMIGVQGKNTGNVAIGGSIHTSSQDTYTTNNQGSKTYQNPVYNQQGSTNYQVEGGTVYTTQGGKMYNSQGGEMHIGDRIYNPPPEKPKATFEKLVRGIAKKFTYLEQIPPFDADDIWKMVRDGNGEGFEPLDLKVFQLVLSYCCYYYNHRITPMKDYQNCGEMDYLYQARQLSQTVRLSQSNYPLSSIIKSRELADIIRTME; this is encoded by the coding sequence ATGGCTACTACTTTTGATGATGGCTATGCTTTGTTGATTGGGGTGGGAGAATGCGAGTACCCACGCTGGTCTTTGCCGGTGACGGTGAAAGATATTCAAGCACTGTATCAAATTTTGATTGCACCAGAACTCTGTGGATATCCTGAAGAAAATATCCGGCTATTGCATGATAAAAGCGCGACGCGAACTGGCATTTTAGAGGGGTTGGATTGGCTGAAAGTCAAGGCGCAGCAAAATCCAAATTGTACGGTGTTGATTTATTATTCTGGTCATGGTTGGCTGGATAAAAACACCGGAGATTACTATCTGATTCCTCATGATATTGCTCCCGATTCGGAGGAATTTGCTGGTTCTGCGTTGGCGGCAGAGGTCTTTACGAAAGCGATTCAGCAGATTGACTCTCAGCGAGTTTTGGTGGTGATTGACTGTTGCCATGCTCAGGGGATGGCGGCGACGAAAGGGGAGCCGATCGCCGTGAAAATTCCCGGGAGATTTGCGGAAACTGCTACAGCTAAAAGTTTGATTCATGCGCTTTCTCAAGGCAAAGGACGAGCCATTTTCACCTCTTGTACGGGGAATGAAAAATCTTGGATGAGAAAGGATAATTTGATGAGTATCTACACTTACCATCTGATTCAAGCGTTGCAAGGAGCCGGAAATTCACCGGATGATACGGTGGTGCGTCTTTCTAATTTAATGAACTATCTCGCCAAAACGGTCCCCGAGAGTGCAGCGAGTGAATTTGGCATCACTCAAACCCCAAATTTTGATATTTCTAATGAGGATTTTGCGGTGGCGATCGGGTTGCTGCGAGGAGGAAAAGGATTGCCGGAGGGAGGATGGGACGCGGTGAAGGATGAGGCGGAAGAAAAAATTCGCCAAGTAGTTCAAGCGGGTCGAGATATGATTGGGGTGCAGGGAAAAAATACCGGCAATGTGGCGATTGGAGGTTCAATTCATACCAGCAGTCAAGATACTTACACGACGAATAATCAAGGGTCAAAAACTTATCAAAATCCGGTTTATAACCAACAAGGTTCGACGAACTATCAAGTGGAAGGGGGAACGGTGTACACCACTCAGGGTGGAAAGATGTACAACTCTCAGGGTGGAGAGATGCATATTGGCGATCGCATTTATAATCCCCCTCCGGAAAAACCCAAGGCAACATTTGAAAAACTGGTTCGGGGAATTGCCAAAAAGTTCACTTATTTGGAGCAGATTCCTCCCTTTGATGCGGATGATATTTGGAAAATGGTCCGAGATGGAAATGGGGAGGGATTTGAACCCCTGGATTTAAAGGTCTTTCAATTAGTATTGAGCTATTGCTGTTATTACTACAATCATCGCATTACCCCGATGAAAGACTATCAAAATTGTGGGGAAATGGACTACTTATATCAAGCTCGGCAGTTGAGTCAGACTGTCAGGCTTAGTCAAAGCAATTATCCGCTGAGTTCTATTATTAAATCTCGGGAACTGGCGGACATTATCCGAACAATGGAATAA
- a CDS encoding DUF1822 family protein, with protein sequence MDIKQIASKAAREWDLEKLSQDLRDAKTFCGNFNTPRFLTSKELEKLYGLLCCYSPHQLSKILYITDGSLRVTLTRTVYRYIETLVQKKTGKEISITWEIIPRVLEDLGYKRNFSPPPTEKWVEWRLSIDLPEITPEQLEKIQNLLQEIPGNASMTFDKIEKGSIRLVFNGYLGGFERVRELFETGALSEQLGVTVLEVELEPVSAQPDPVNLSAWLENQLNQAIEAGWQTIDELFGMRSPAFRSDLASYAKDIEPGPDLPTIQQGKSIVLGTASLALLVKLSQESEGEVDILVRVFPIQESIDLPEELKLMVLDGQGDILDEVTAGRGNNCIEQPLSGELGEGFVIKLELGELSATERFII encoded by the coding sequence ATGGATATCAAACAAATTGCCAGTAAAGCTGCCAGAGAGTGGGACTTGGAAAAGCTATCGCAAGATTTAAGAGATGCTAAAACATTTTGTGGAAACTTTAATACGCCTAGGTTTTTGACTTCAAAAGAATTAGAAAAATTGTATGGATTACTTTGTTGTTATTCCCCACATCAACTGTCCAAAATCCTTTATATTACTGATGGAAGTTTGCGCGTTACCCTAACACGAACAGTTTATCGATACATCGAAACTCTGGTTCAAAAAAAAACAGGGAAAGAAATCTCAATCACTTGGGAAATAATTCCCCGAGTGTTGGAAGATTTAGGATATAAACGCAACTTTTCACCGCCTCCTACAGAGAAATGGGTGGAATGGAGACTATCCATTGACCTACCGGAAATTACACCAGAACAGCTAGAAAAGATTCAAAACCTCCTTCAAGAAATTCCCGGGAATGCTTCAATGACATTCGATAAAATTGAAAAAGGCAGCATCCGGTTAGTATTTAATGGCTATTTAGGAGGATTTGAACGAGTTCGGGAACTGTTTGAAACGGGAGCACTCTCGGAACAGTTAGGAGTAACGGTTTTAGAAGTAGAGTTAGAACCCGTGAGCGCACAACCGGACCCTGTTAATTTGAGTGCGTGGCTGGAAAATCAGTTGAATCAAGCGATTGAGGCGGGATGGCAGACGATTGATGAACTGTTTGGAATGCGATCGCCTGCGTTTCGTTCGGATTTAGCCAGTTACGCCAAAGATATTGAACCGGGACCGGATCTGCCGACGATTCAACAGGGAAAATCGATTGTTTTGGGAACGGCGTCTTTAGCGCTATTGGTGAAACTTTCCCAGGAATCTGAGGGAGAAGTTGATATTTTAGTGCGGGTTTTTCCGATTCAAGAGTCAATTGATTTGCCGGAAGAACTCAAATTGATGGTTTTGGATGGTCAGGGAGATATTTTGGACGAAGTAACTGCAGGACGGGGGAACAATTGCATTGAACAACCCTTGAGTGGGGAACTGGGGGAAGGGTTTGTAATTAAGCTGGAATTGGGAGAATTGAGTGCAACTGAACGGTTTATAATTTAA
- a CDS encoding NB-ARC domain-containing protein: MYQHTLPERNHPPVPLTSEQRRRLQDKFLKDYDKKINDILQDWRTESASLGEVPTEAEVKRILEDTASICEYWLIDGLCRLLLNRPYRDYSHQNVPRKLKQEIANKLEQFKQGRGIAWGKFNQVWIETLNDLSPPSSETIRKFLNPDYETCEHWVVNGLSQIFMGCLYEEWMQQFLYSTDINYPGLEKESEQKTSQLRDLKLSVGLPLATWEDEAPELSNFYGREEEVANLTQWIVSDRARLVVLLGLGGMGKTYLSIRCAQEIQKYFDQVKWISLRHAPPLLELLGNVIQSLFPQFSVNLPETSQEAINRLMDCLRSQRCLLIFDEWEPLLASGELAGQYREGYEDYGELIRQISTEPHQSCLLVTSREPSQSMPYLEQKHLTTHLFAVQGLDPVAARHILQDNQLKDPEDWHKLIELYRANPLALMTVCPIIKDYFTGKVSRFIHKNTVVVDDALQEVLKQHWDTVSEGEKQIMYGLAIARNPISISALKAQILSAFSESELIQIIKSLSRRSLLEISTVEDEAHFTLQPAVMKYITKKLITLICQEITTGICTQNLDIFDRLRTHQLAINHPLNSEMNSLQFRFILTPIKEKLVMKLRSDRRLGAYLTQWLTLLAEKSALEVGYAAENLQNLLNLLPKSEG; the protein is encoded by the coding sequence ATGTATCAACACACTTTGCCGGAAAGAAATCATCCTCCTGTTCCGCTGACTTCCGAACAGCGAAGACGGTTACAGGATAAATTCCTGAAAGACTATGACAAAAAAATCAATGACATATTACAGGATTGGCGCACAGAATCGGCGAGCTTGGGAGAAGTGCCAACGGAAGCGGAGGTCAAACGAATTTTGGAGGATACTGCTTCAATTTGCGAGTATTGGTTGATTGATGGGTTATGTCGCCTCTTGCTGAATCGTCCCTATCGGGACTACAGTCATCAAAATGTCCCTCGGAAATTGAAACAGGAAATCGCCAACAAATTAGAGCAGTTCAAGCAGGGTCGAGGCATTGCTTGGGGGAAATTTAATCAAGTTTGGATTGAAACCTTAAATGATTTATCTCCCCCCAGTTCAGAAACCATTAGAAAATTTCTCAATCCCGATTACGAGACCTGCGAACATTGGGTAGTCAACGGGTTATCTCAAATTTTTATGGGCTGTCTCTATGAGGAATGGATGCAACAGTTTCTCTATTCAACAGATATCAACTATCCAGGTTTAGAAAAAGAGTCTGAACAAAAAACGTCTCAGTTGAGGGATTTGAAATTGTCTGTAGGGTTACCGTTGGCAACTTGGGAAGATGAAGCGCCAGAACTGTCTAATTTCTATGGACGTGAAGAAGAAGTGGCCAATTTGACCCAGTGGATTGTGAGCGATCGCGCTCGATTAGTGGTGTTACTCGGATTGGGGGGAATGGGCAAAACCTATTTATCAATCCGCTGCGCTCAAGAGATTCAAAAATATTTTGACCAAGTAAAATGGATTTCCCTGCGCCATGCTCCCCCCCTCCTCGAACTCCTAGGAAATGTCATCCAATCTCTGTTTCCTCAATTTTCCGTTAATTTACCTGAAACGTCACAAGAGGCCATTAATCGGCTGATGGATTGTTTGCGATCGCAACGATGTCTCCTGATTTTTGACGAATGGGAACCCCTCTTAGCCAGTGGAGAATTAGCCGGACAATATCGAGAGGGATATGAGGATTATGGTGAACTGATTCGGCAAATCAGCACGGAACCCCATCAAAGTTGTTTACTCGTGACCAGTCGTGAGCCGTCCCAGTCCATGCCTTACTTAGAACAAAAACATTTGACGACTCATCTGTTCGCAGTTCAAGGATTAGACCCCGTAGCAGCCCGCCATATTTTACAAGACAACCAACTCAAAGACCCCGAAGATTGGCACAAATTAATTGAACTTTATCGGGCTAATCCTTTGGCGTTGATGACAGTTTGTCCGATTATCAAAGATTATTTTACAGGAAAAGTTTCTAGGTTCATTCATAAAAATACCGTAGTAGTCGATGATGCCTTGCAGGAGGTGTTGAAACAACATTGGGATACGGTATCCGAGGGAGAAAAACAAATTATGTACGGGTTAGCCATCGCCAGAAATCCCATTTCTATATCTGCCTTAAAAGCACAGATATTATCAGCCTTTTCTGAATCTGAATTGATCCAAATTATCAAATCCCTAAGTCGGCGATCGCTCCTGGAAATCAGCACAGTGGAGGATGAAGCACACTTTACCCTCCAACCAGCGGTGATGAAATATATCACGAAAAAATTAATCACCCTCATTTGCCAGGAAATCACTACAGGAATCTGCACTCAAAACCTAGATATATTTGACCGACTCCGCACCCATCAACTGGCTATAAATCATCCCTTAAATTCGGAAATGAACTCCCTCCAATTTCGATTCATTCTCACTCCCATCAAAGAAAAACTGGTCATGAAATTGAGAAGCGATCGCCGGTTAGGGGCTTATCTCACCCAATGGCTCACCCTGCTCGCCGAAAAATCCGCACTAGAAGTGGGATATGCCGCCGAGAATCTTCAGAATTTGCTCAATCTCTTGCCTAAATCCGAGGGCTAA
- a CDS encoding leucine-rich repeat domain-containing protein: protein MFTLSLFTGSIQIKCQRSTSRLAIAFRDQTMPHPNPLRSYSDPRHQNRESSTKSGRRMTVPGAIALALSLSLIGVMAGRVPALAQSNPLENYTTFAQWCENRDSLTPETRKTVDALLAEAGTSECDRAEAILSRRQVLPFSNRQISDLSPLASLTQLRLLYLSRNQISDISPLASLTQLTYLYLSDNQISDLRPLSSLTQLLTLDLYENRITDLTPLQSLSQLDTLFLGRNQISDINSLRSLQQLTRLSLDFNQITDATALTTLTNLSELFLSSNALSNLSPLSSLTDLKILFLSGNKISDITHLETLTQLNILFLSVNQITDITPLSTLTRLSEVNLSSNAISDLSPLQNLPHLTKIEARRNPIRQKVCPIIPESACRF, encoded by the coding sequence ATGTTCACACTGAGTTTATTCACCGGATCTATTCAGATAAAATGCCAGCGATCGACATCAAGATTAGCGATCGCCTTTAGGGACCAGACCATGCCCCACCCTAACCCTTTGAGGTCATATTCTGACCCGAGACATCAAAACAGAGAATCCTCCACGAAATCGGGGCGACGGATGACCGTTCCTGGTGCGATCGCCCTGGCCCTGAGTCTGTCCCTGATTGGGGTGATGGCAGGGAGAGTCCCGGCCCTCGCCCAATCCAACCCCCTAGAAAATTACACAACCTTTGCCCAGTGGTGTGAGAATCGAGACAGTTTGACCCCAGAAACCCGAAAAACCGTAGATGCCTTATTAGCAGAAGCGGGAACCTCCGAGTGCGATCGCGCCGAGGCAATTCTTTCCCGACGACAAGTCCTCCCCTTTAGTAATCGCCAAATCTCCGATCTTAGCCCCCTTGCCTCCCTGACCCAACTCCGATTACTTTATCTGAGTCGCAATCAAATCTCCGATATTAGTCCCCTTGCCTCCCTGACCCAACTCACCTATCTCTATTTAAGTGACAATCAAATTTCTGATCTTCGTCCGCTTTCCTCCTTAACCCAGTTATTAACCCTGGATTTGTATGAAAATCGGATTACAGACCTCACCCCCTTGCAGTCTTTAAGCCAACTAGACACCCTATTTCTGGGCCGAAATCAAATTTCAGATATCAATTCTCTCCGGTCACTCCAACAATTAACCCGACTCTCTTTAGACTTTAATCAAATTACCGATGCCACTGCCCTCACCACCCTGACCAACCTATCGGAACTCTTTCTGAGTAGTAATGCGCTGTCTAATTTGAGTCCCCTCAGTTCTCTAACCGATTTAAAGATTTTATTTTTAAGTGGAAATAAAATCTCAGATATCACCCATCTGGAAACCTTAACCCAATTAAACATCCTGTTTCTCAGTGTTAATCAAATTACGGATATTACCCCTTTGTCTACCCTAACTCGTTTGTCTGAAGTCAACTTAAGCAGTAATGCTATTTCTGACTTGAGTCCATTACAGAATTTACCCCATTTAACTAAAATAGAAGCACGAAGAAATCCGATTCGGCAAAAAGTATGCCCCATTATCCCTGAGTCAGCTTGCCGGTTTTAG
- a CDS encoding protein kinase domain-containing protein has product MSDRQELTDSLEWVSYCINPQCQHRQNPETERVCQSCGTPLFVGDRYRLISPLRPLNQNTSTELFEVEDWGDNAETHNPLKVLKVLKPTDNQALIRLFEQEARVLTALKHPQIPTVDPYSPFLVTLHSGTLLRCLVQEKIEGVNLEQWVNEHGPISNYQALEILRQLAELLKFVHSKGFFHRDIKPANIMRRPNGELVLIDFGTAREVSASLVEKREQQTVTRVISEAYTAPEQRQGKALPKSDLFALGRTMVYLLTGRSPLEFEDPETGELVGWEAVCPDLHPALASTINQLIHPISSQRTRNPEILLNQLDEMQLGGEIYGQEVAILATPAVSNNMIRGNPLLTQIQRLIRSPLTAKIAVILFLLAGIRGLLQFLSPELAAKMNAIGTEKYNSHNFNQAGLYYRASLIFDPNLGSAQYGLGASCEKQDNLECAIANYEKARSSRLDRPASAAMNNHSRLYILNQDYEQAIGLLLAALPRSTENIIQSAVHKNLGWAYLETQDYSLAQTNLERAIELNPEHPDAYCLLARLFLEQGNAVAAENAGENCRLRSEPNNPKPEIETWISKISRTSAVNQ; this is encoded by the coding sequence ATGAGCGATCGCCAAGAATTAACCGATTCTTTAGAGTGGGTGAGCTACTGCATTAATCCCCAATGCCAACATCGACAAAACCCCGAAACCGAGCGAGTTTGTCAAAGCTGTGGTACCCCATTGTTTGTCGGCGATCGCTATCGCCTCATCTCTCCCCTACGACCCCTGAATCAAAACACCTCTACCGAACTATTTGAAGTCGAGGATTGGGGAGATAACGCTGAAACACACAACCCCCTGAAAGTTTTAAAAGTCCTCAAACCCACGGATAATCAGGCATTAATTCGCCTGTTTGAGCAAGAAGCGCGGGTGTTAACCGCCCTCAAACATCCCCAAATTCCCACCGTTGACCCCTATAGTCCCTTTCTGGTTACCTTACACTCAGGAACCCTTCTCCGATGTTTAGTCCAGGAGAAAATTGAGGGCGTAAATTTAGAGCAGTGGGTCAACGAACATGGCCCAATTTCTAACTATCAGGCTTTAGAAATTTTACGTCAATTAGCAGAACTGTTAAAGTTTGTTCATAGCAAAGGCTTTTTTCACCGAGATATTAAACCTGCAAATATTATGCGCCGTCCCAATGGGGAACTGGTTTTAATTGACTTTGGAACCGCCCGGGAAGTCAGCGCCAGCTTAGTCGAAAAACGAGAACAGCAAACCGTCACCCGGGTGATTTCCGAAGCATATACCGCCCCAGAGCAACGACAAGGAAAAGCGCTTCCTAAATCGGATTTATTTGCCCTAGGACGCACGATGGTTTATTTGCTAACCGGCAGGTCACCCCTAGAATTTGAGGACCCGGAAACGGGAGAATTAGTCGGATGGGAAGCGGTTTGTCCTGATTTGCATCCAGCTTTGGCATCGACGATTAATCAGTTAATTCACCCCATTTCTTCTCAGCGCACTCGCAATCCTGAAATCCTGTTAAACCAGTTAGATGAGATGCAATTGGGGGGAGAAATTTATGGGCAAGAAGTGGCAATTTTGGCGACCCCTGCCGTCTCCAATAATATGATCCGTGGAAATCCGCTACTCACTCAAATTCAGCGCCTCATTCGTTCTCCCCTAACAGCTAAAATTGCTGTCATCTTATTCCTGCTTGCGGGAATCCGGGGACTGTTGCAATTCCTGTCACCGGAACTCGCCGCGAAAATGAATGCGATCGGCACAGAAAAGTATAACAGTCATAACTTTAACCAAGCGGGACTGTACTATAGGGCTTCTCTGATTTTTGATCCCAACTTGGGCAGCGCTCAGTATGGACTAGGCGCTAGTTGTGAGAAACAGGACAACCTAGAATGCGCGATCGCTAATTACGAGAAAGCCCGATCCTCTCGCTTAGACCGCCCAGCCTCTGCTGCCATGAATAACCACAGTCGATTGTATATTTTAAACCAAGATTATGAGCAAGCCATTGGACTCCTGTTAGCCGCTTTACCTCGCAGTACAGAAAATATAATACAATCGGCTGTCCATAAGAATTTAGGCTGGGCTTATCTGGAAACACAAGACTATTCTCTAGCGCAAACTAACTTAGAAAGAGCCATAGAACTTAATCCTGAACACCCCGATGCTTATTGCCTCTTAGCACGGTTATTCTTGGAGCAGGGAAATGCCGTCGCGGCAGAAAATGCCGGAGAAAATTGTCGTCTGCGCTCTGAACCTAACAATCCTAAACCCGAAATCGAAACCTGGATTTCAAAAATTTCAAGGACCTCGGCGGTTAATCAATAG